One stretch of Clavibacter michiganensis DNA includes these proteins:
- the gcvH gene encoding glycine cleavage system protein GcvH: protein MTDQTSLQYTAEHEWVQVDGDVATVGITAYAADKLGDVVFVELPAVGDELAGGEVVGEIESTKSVGELFAPIDGTVTEVNDDVVASPDLVNSDPFGAGWLVKVRFAALPTLLSHDEYVALVGE from the coding sequence ATGACCGATCAGACCAGCCTCCAGTACACCGCCGAGCACGAGTGGGTGCAGGTCGACGGCGACGTCGCGACCGTCGGCATCACGGCCTACGCCGCCGACAAGCTCGGCGACGTCGTCTTCGTCGAGCTGCCCGCCGTGGGCGACGAGCTCGCGGGCGGCGAGGTCGTCGGCGAGATCGAGTCGACCAAGTCGGTCGGCGAGCTGTTCGCGCCCATCGACGGCACCGTCACCGAGGTCAACGACGACGTCGTGGCCTCGCCCGACCTCGTCAACAGCGACCCCTTCGGCGCCGGCTGGCTCGTGAAGGTGCGCTTCGCGGCGCTGCCGACGCTCCTCAGCCACGACGAGTACGTCGCGCTGGTGGGCGAGTGA
- the gcvT gene encoding glycine cleavage system aminomethyltransferase GcvT: MTDAPAETDAGSPPRRSPLHAVHEAAGASFTDFAGWLMPVRYTSDLAEHRAVREAAGIFDISHMAEIAVEGEGAAAFLDSVLAGKLSAIAEWQAKYTLLLDPSGGIVDDLIVYRTGEESFLVVANAGNHDPVLAVLAEAARGRDDVEVDDASDDVALIAVQGPVSRAILEATVGLETETPLEALGYYRATAARFAGQDVLVARTGYTGEDGYELYVATEDAVALWEALVAAGTPLGLLNTGLACRDTLRLEAGMPLYGHELGLHTLPVQAGLGKVVALAKEGDFRGRAAVEKGPDPVARVLVGLVTEGRRAPRADYPVYAEEAAGDSAAALEAVMEATEGAVAPVGIVTSGALSPTLGHPVAMAYVDPSLAAPGTRLAVDVRGTRVPATVVTLPFYSRKASA; the protein is encoded by the coding sequence CGACGCACCCGCCGAGACCGACGCCGGGTCACCGCCCCGCCGATCCCCGCTGCACGCCGTGCACGAGGCCGCCGGCGCCTCCTTCACCGACTTCGCCGGCTGGCTCATGCCCGTGCGGTACACGAGCGACCTCGCCGAGCACCGCGCCGTGCGCGAGGCCGCCGGCATCTTCGACATCTCGCACATGGCCGAGATCGCGGTGGAGGGGGAGGGCGCCGCCGCGTTCCTCGACTCCGTCCTCGCCGGCAAGCTCTCCGCCATCGCCGAATGGCAGGCCAAGTACACGCTGCTGCTGGATCCCTCGGGCGGCATCGTCGACGACCTCATCGTCTACCGCACGGGCGAGGAGTCCTTCCTCGTCGTCGCCAACGCGGGCAACCACGACCCCGTGCTCGCCGTCCTCGCGGAGGCCGCCCGAGGCCGGGACGACGTGGAGGTCGACGACGCGAGCGACGACGTCGCGCTCATCGCCGTGCAGGGCCCGGTGTCCCGCGCGATCCTCGAGGCCACCGTCGGCCTCGAGACCGAGACGCCGCTCGAGGCGCTCGGCTACTACCGGGCCACGGCCGCGCGCTTCGCCGGCCAGGACGTGCTCGTCGCCCGCACCGGATACACGGGCGAGGACGGCTACGAGCTGTACGTCGCGACCGAGGACGCCGTCGCCCTGTGGGAGGCGCTCGTCGCGGCCGGCACGCCACTCGGCCTCCTGAACACGGGCCTCGCCTGCCGCGACACGCTCCGCCTCGAGGCGGGCATGCCGCTCTACGGCCACGAGCTCGGCCTCCATACGCTGCCCGTGCAGGCCGGCCTCGGCAAGGTGGTCGCGCTCGCCAAGGAGGGCGACTTCCGCGGTCGCGCCGCGGTGGAGAAGGGACCGGATCCCGTCGCCCGCGTGCTCGTCGGCCTCGTCACCGAGGGCCGCCGCGCGCCCCGCGCCGACTACCCCGTCTACGCCGAGGAGGCCGCGGGCGACTCCGCTGCGGCCCTCGAGGCCGTGATGGAGGCCACCGAGGGCGCCGTCGCGCCCGTCGGCATCGTCACGAGCGGGGCCCTGTCGCCCACGCTCGGCCACCCCGTCGCCATGGCGTACGTGGATCCCTCGCTCGCCGCCCCCGGCACGCGCCTCGCCGTCGACGTCCGCGGCACGCGCGTGCCCGCCACCGTCGTGACCCTCCCCTTCTACTCGCGAAAGGCCTCCGCATGA
- a CDS encoding HAD family hydrolase codes for MSTPGRTIVFDFDGTVSLGDGPVLRYAHHVAETLAVDARPGFAAGVAAGLRDVGCASGAVDGYALVQGLAADHGVPARLLSAAFLASRAELGGPHAPVLAPTGLAPFLRGVAGRVRRVLVTNSPAVRIPEALAALGLDDAFDEVVTGAGKPGGMDAVLDRVDPGPAAGLSADRLLSVGDLWVNDLEPAHVRGFSTALVGPGSSADARPTFRAASVADLYADIDAWLAGAATDPSSPHPAPTAAPHGKQMHA; via the coding sequence GTGAGCACCCCCGGCCGGACCATCGTGTTCGACTTCGACGGCACGGTCTCCCTCGGCGACGGCCCCGTGCTCCGGTACGCCCACCACGTGGCCGAGACGCTGGCGGTGGACGCCCGCCCGGGCTTCGCCGCCGGAGTCGCCGCGGGTCTCCGTGACGTCGGCTGCGCCTCGGGTGCGGTCGACGGCTACGCGCTCGTGCAGGGCCTCGCCGCCGACCACGGCGTGCCCGCCCGTCTCCTCTCCGCCGCGTTCCTCGCGAGCCGCGCCGAGCTCGGCGGACCGCACGCGCCGGTGCTCGCCCCCACCGGCCTCGCCCCGTTCCTCCGCGGGGTCGCCGGCCGCGTCCGCCGCGTCCTCGTCACCAACTCGCCCGCCGTCCGGATCCCCGAGGCGCTCGCCGCGCTCGGCCTCGACGACGCCTTCGACGAGGTGGTCACCGGTGCCGGCAAGCCCGGCGGGATGGACGCCGTCCTCGACCGCGTCGACCCGGGCCCTGCCGCGGGCCTCAGCGCCGACCGGCTCCTCAGCGTCGGCGACCTCTGGGTCAACGACCTCGAGCCCGCGCACGTCCGCGGCTTCAGCACCGCGCTGGTGGGACCGGGATCCTCCGCCGACGCGCGGCCCACCTTCCGCGCCGCCTCCGTCGCCGACCTCTACGCGGACATCGACGCGTGGCTCGCCGGCGCCGCCACCGACCCCTCCTCTCCTCATCCCGCACCCACCGCAGCTCCCCACGGAAAGCAGATGCACGCATGA
- the phnD gene encoding phosphate/phosphite/phosphonate ABC transporter substrate-binding protein, which yields MKKPALPLLAIGAVTALALTGCSAGSGSDASGTPAAAADPTSLTLALVPSQDQDGLVETAAPLTDMLTKALGIPVTGVVSKDYQAAVEAMGADQAQIGFLPSLQLWQASDMYKAKVVLQTERNGNITYPAQFMTNDPDKYCDDTPVERDGMLFCNGADALSGPQGLDSITKVKGAKVAVLGPGSPAGYIYPMLALKDAGLDIDSDIQRIPVTANDASVLAVYNGDAEVGFSFWDARTIVAKDKPDVGQKVVVFAMTDEIPNDGVAVSGSLSPELQDRITKALADYSATPEGSAALTAVYSITKLAPADPSSLDVVARAAESLGLQ from the coding sequence ATGAAGAAGCCCGCCCTCCCGCTCCTCGCCATCGGGGCCGTCACCGCCCTCGCGCTCACCGGCTGCTCCGCAGGATCCGGCTCCGACGCGTCCGGCACCCCCGCGGCCGCCGCGGATCCCACCTCCCTCACGCTCGCGCTGGTCCCGTCGCAGGACCAGGACGGCCTGGTCGAGACCGCGGCGCCGCTCACCGACATGCTCACGAAGGCGCTCGGGATCCCCGTCACCGGCGTGGTCTCGAAGGACTACCAGGCCGCGGTCGAGGCGATGGGCGCCGACCAGGCGCAGATCGGCTTCCTCCCGTCGCTCCAGCTCTGGCAGGCGAGCGACATGTACAAGGCCAAGGTCGTGCTGCAGACCGAGCGCAACGGCAACATCACCTACCCCGCGCAGTTCATGACGAACGACCCCGACAAGTACTGCGACGACACCCCGGTCGAGCGCGACGGCATGCTGTTCTGCAACGGCGCCGACGCGCTGTCCGGCCCCCAGGGACTCGACTCCATCACGAAGGTGAAGGGCGCGAAGGTCGCCGTCCTCGGCCCGGGCTCGCCCGCCGGCTACATCTACCCGATGCTCGCCCTGAAGGACGCCGGCCTCGACATCGACTCCGACATCCAGCGGATCCCCGTCACGGCCAACGACGCCTCGGTGCTCGCGGTCTACAACGGCGACGCCGAGGTCGGCTTCAGCTTCTGGGACGCCCGCACCATCGTCGCGAAGGACAAGCCGGACGTCGGCCAGAAGGTCGTCGTCTTCGCCATGACGGACGAGATCCCCAACGACGGCGTCGCGGTCTCCGGCTCGCTCTCGCCGGAGCTGCAGGACAGGATCACGAAGGCGCTGGCCGACTACTCGGCCACGCCCGAGGGATCCGCCGCCCTCACGGCCGTGT
- the gcvP gene encoding aminomethyl-transferring glycine dehydrogenase — MTAVDAGTRSATPAPAPAAAPDIAEESSAFAPGAFGARHIGTDSEARATMLGVLGHDSIPSLLAKAVPETIQVDRFRTEGDSVLPEAATERDALAELRRIAGRNRVRTSVIGLGYHDTITPAVITRNVLENPSWYTAYTPYQPEISQGRLEALINFQTMVAELSGLATANASMLDEATAVVEGMLLARRASKAKTDVFLIDADALPQTRALLDSRAAAVGIELVAHDLATVDPAELPDAFGAFIQYPGASGRVWDPSAVIARVHEAGGLAVVAADLLALTVITSPGELGADIAVGTSQRFGVPMGFGGPHAGYLAVRAGLERQMPGRLVGVSQDAAGHPAYRLSLQTREQHIRREKATSNICTAQVLLAVMASMYAVYHGPKGLRVIARQANRGARRLVRSLATVGVEPIHAAFFDTVRVSVPGRADEILAAAARGGVNLLRVDADTLGFSVDEATRPEDLAAVAHAFGAELAEDEGAAGDLSSIPHGSIRTSEYLTHAVFSTHRSETGMMRYLKRLSDKDYALDRGMIPLGSCTMKLNAATEMEAVTWPEFQAIHPFAPADDVEGYLELVLQLETWLADVTGYDTVSLQPSAGSQGELAGLLAIRGYHLANGDDARTVCLIPQSAHGTNAASAVLAGMRVVVVACDELGNVDLDDLRAKIAAHRDELAGLMITYPSTHGVYEHEVGAICEAVHEAGGQVYVDGANLNALLGFARFGDFGGDVSHLNLHKTFCIPHGGGGPGVGPVAAKAHLAPFLPGHPQAQRNVHALVQDGVVSTIEHGGAPVSAAPYGSPSILPISWAYVRMMGAEGLKQATGAAVLSANYIAARLRDHYPVLYAGEDGLVAHECILDLRPLTAATGITVDDVAKRLVDYGFHAPTMSFPVPGTLMVEPTESEDLAEVERFIAAMIGIKQEADSVAAGEWPADDNPLRNAPHTAESVIAGEWTHAYTRERAVYPVSTLVRDKYWPPVRRIDQAYGDRNLFCACPPPEAFA; from the coding sequence GTGACCGCCGTCGACGCCGGCACCCGCTCGGCCACGCCCGCACCCGCACCCGCCGCCGCCCCCGACATCGCGGAGGAGTCCTCGGCCTTCGCGCCCGGGGCGTTCGGCGCCCGCCACATCGGCACCGACTCCGAGGCCCGCGCGACCATGCTCGGCGTCCTCGGCCACGACTCGATCCCGTCGCTGCTGGCGAAGGCCGTGCCCGAGACCATCCAGGTCGACCGCTTCCGCACCGAGGGCGACTCCGTGCTGCCCGAGGCGGCCACCGAGCGCGACGCCCTCGCCGAGCTCCGCCGCATCGCGGGCCGCAACCGCGTGCGCACGTCGGTGATCGGCCTCGGCTACCACGACACGATCACGCCCGCCGTGATCACCCGCAACGTGCTCGAGAACCCGAGCTGGTACACGGCCTACACGCCGTACCAGCCGGAGATCTCGCAGGGCCGCCTCGAGGCGCTGATCAACTTCCAGACGATGGTCGCGGAGCTCTCCGGGCTCGCGACCGCGAACGCGTCCATGCTCGACGAGGCCACCGCCGTCGTCGAGGGCATGCTGCTCGCGCGCCGCGCCTCCAAGGCCAAGACCGACGTGTTCCTCATCGACGCCGACGCCCTGCCCCAGACGCGCGCCCTCCTCGACAGCCGCGCCGCCGCGGTCGGCATCGAGCTGGTCGCGCACGACCTCGCCACGGTGGATCCCGCCGAGCTGCCCGACGCGTTCGGCGCCTTCATCCAGTACCCCGGCGCCTCCGGCCGCGTGTGGGACCCGAGCGCCGTCATCGCGCGCGTGCACGAGGCGGGCGGCCTCGCGGTCGTCGCGGCCGACTTGCTCGCCCTCACGGTGATCACGTCGCCCGGCGAGCTCGGCGCCGACATCGCGGTCGGCACCTCGCAGCGCTTCGGCGTGCCCATGGGCTTCGGCGGTCCGCACGCGGGCTACCTCGCCGTGCGCGCCGGCCTCGAGCGCCAGATGCCCGGCCGCCTCGTCGGCGTCAGCCAGGACGCGGCCGGCCACCCCGCCTACCGCCTCTCCCTGCAGACGCGCGAGCAGCACATCCGCCGTGAGAAGGCCACGAGCAACATCTGCACGGCGCAGGTGCTCCTCGCCGTCATGGCGTCGATGTACGCGGTCTACCACGGGCCGAAGGGCCTCCGCGTGATCGCGCGCCAGGCGAACCGGGGCGCCCGCCGCCTCGTCCGCTCGCTGGCGACGGTCGGCGTCGAGCCGATCCACGCCGCGTTCTTCGACACCGTGCGCGTCTCCGTTCCCGGCCGCGCCGACGAGATCCTGGCCGCCGCCGCCCGGGGTGGGGTCAACCTGCTCCGCGTGGACGCCGACACCCTCGGCTTCAGCGTCGACGAGGCCACGCGCCCCGAGGACCTCGCGGCCGTCGCGCATGCGTTCGGCGCCGAGCTCGCGGAGGACGAGGGCGCCGCGGGCGACCTGTCGTCGATCCCGCACGGCTCGATCCGCACGAGCGAGTACCTCACGCATGCCGTCTTCTCCACGCACCGCTCGGAGACCGGCATGATGCGCTACCTCAAGCGCCTCTCCGACAAGGACTACGCGCTCGACCGCGGCATGATCCCGCTCGGCTCCTGCACCATGAAGCTCAACGCCGCCACCGAGATGGAGGCGGTGACCTGGCCCGAGTTCCAGGCCATCCACCCCTTCGCCCCGGCGGACGACGTCGAGGGCTACCTCGAGCTCGTCCTCCAGCTGGAGACCTGGCTCGCCGACGTCACGGGCTACGACACCGTGAGCCTCCAGCCGAGCGCCGGCAGCCAGGGCGAGCTCGCGGGCCTCCTCGCGATCCGCGGCTACCACCTCGCGAATGGCGACGACGCGCGCACGGTCTGCCTCATCCCGCAGAGCGCGCACGGCACGAACGCGGCCAGCGCCGTGCTCGCCGGCATGCGCGTCGTGGTCGTCGCGTGCGACGAGCTCGGCAACGTCGACCTCGACGACCTGCGGGCCAAGATCGCGGCGCACCGCGACGAGCTCGCGGGCCTGATGATCACGTACCCCTCCACCCACGGCGTCTACGAGCACGAGGTCGGCGCGATCTGCGAGGCCGTGCACGAGGCCGGCGGCCAGGTCTACGTCGACGGCGCGAACCTCAACGCGCTCCTCGGCTTCGCCCGGTTCGGCGACTTCGGCGGCGACGTCTCGCACCTGAACCTGCACAAGACGTTCTGCATCCCGCACGGCGGCGGCGGACCCGGCGTCGGCCCGGTCGCGGCGAAGGCGCACCTCGCGCCCTTCCTGCCGGGACACCCGCAGGCGCAGCGCAACGTCCACGCGCTCGTGCAGGACGGCGTCGTCTCGACCATCGAGCACGGCGGCGCCCCGGTGTCGGCGGCTCCCTACGGATCCCCGAGCATCCTGCCGATCAGCTGGGCCTACGTCCGCATGATGGGCGCCGAGGGCCTCAAGCAGGCCACCGGCGCGGCGGTCCTCTCGGCGAACTACATCGCCGCGCGCCTCCGCGACCACTACCCGGTGCTCTACGCGGGGGAGGACGGCCTGGTCGCGCACGAGTGCATCCTCGACCTGCGTCCGCTCACGGCCGCGACCGGGATCACGGTGGACGACGTGGCCAAGCGCCTCGTCGACTACGGCTTCCACGCGCCGACGATGAGCTTCCCGGTCCCGGGCACGCTCATGGTCGAGCCCACGGAGAGCGAGGACCTCGCCGAGGTCGAGCGCTTCATCGCCGCGATGATCGGCATCAAGCAGGAGGCCGACTCCGTCGCCGCGGGCGAGTGGCCGGCCGACGACAACCCCTTGCGGAACGCGCCCCACACGGCCGAGTCGGTCATCGCGGGGGAGTGGACGCACGCCTACACGCGCGAGCGCGCCGTCTACCCGGTGTCCACGCTCGTGCGCGACAAGTACTGGCCGCCGGTGCGCCGGATCGACCAGGCCTACGGCGACCGCAACCTGTTCTGCGCCTGCCCGCCGCCGGAGGCGTTCGCCTGA